In Hemicordylus capensis ecotype Gifberg chromosome 3, rHemCap1.1.pri, whole genome shotgun sequence, one DNA window encodes the following:
- the MRPL44 gene encoding 39S ribosomal protein L44, mitochondrial isoform X2, with translation MQPLISNGRLARPLSFSQRRNLIARARKKVAHVSRRSEKPNWDYHAEIQAFNHRLHEKFSLDILKTAFVNSCYIKCEEARRQELGVEKEAVTLNLKDNHELSLQGASFAHSYLKQCFEEAYPKLPPAGIEALVDYLTSEELVSYIARNLSLQDLTLCAEFPEPPNVLQQTFFAVIGALLQSSGPLRTEIFVRDFFIPQLIGKDLFEIWNIVNPMGLLMEELTKRNISAPEPRLIRQSGVSTALPVYFVGLYCDKKLLAEGTGETILAAEEEAARVALRKLYEFTENRRPWDYSLKEKQRAENAISSS, from the exons ATGCAACCGTTGATTTCAAACGGACGACTTGCCCGGCCGCTTTCTTTCAGTCAGAGACGGAACCTAATTGCCCGGGCCAGAAAGAAAGTGGCGCATGTTTCGAGACG TTCTGAGAAGCCTAACTGGGACTACCATGCAGAAATACAGGCGTTTAACCACCGGTTACATGAGAAGTTTTCATTGGACATCCTCAAAACTGCTTTTGTTAATAGTTGTTACATTAAATGTGAAGAGGCCAGACGGCAAGAACTGGGAGTAGAAAAAGAAGCAGTTACTCTTAATCTCAAGGACAACCATGAACTTTCTCTGCAGGGGGCCtcttttgcacattcctacctcAAACAGTGCTTTGAAGAGGCATACCCAAAACTGCCACCTGCAGGCATTGAGGCTCTTGTTGACTATCTTACTAGTGAAGAATTGGTGTCTTATATAGCCAGGAACCTGTCTCTGCAGGACTTGACACTCTGTGCAGAATTTCCTGAGCCGCCTAATGTGCTTCAGCAGACTTTCTTTGCTGTAATAGGAGCATTGCTTCAAAGCAGTGGGCCACTGAGAACAGAGATCTTTGTCAGG GACTTTTTCATTCCTCAACTGATAGGAAAAGATCTGTTTGAGATATGGAATATTGTAAACCCTATGGGCTTGCTGATGGAGGAATTGACCAAGAGGAATATATCTGCTCCAGAACCGAGACTAATCAGACAATCGGGAGTCAGCACTGCGTTGCCTGTCTACTTCGTTGGGTTATATTG TGATAAGAAGCTTTTGGCTGAAGGTACTGGCGAAACAATATTGGCTGCTGAAGAAGAAGCTGCCCGTGTAGCCTTGCGGAAACTTTATGAGTTCACTGAGAACAGGCGACCTTGGGATTATTCTTTAAAAGAGAAGCAGAGAGCAGAAAATGCTATTAGTAGCAGTTAG
- the MRPL44 gene encoding 39S ribosomal protein L44, mitochondrial isoform X1 produces the protein MASAVLRSLFLEGSSRLLAAPAVLRPQPRRDNKRWVRAYVEQQRRLEPPRRRSEKPNWDYHAEIQAFNHRLHEKFSLDILKTAFVNSCYIKCEEARRQELGVEKEAVTLNLKDNHELSLQGASFAHSYLKQCFEEAYPKLPPAGIEALVDYLTSEELVSYIARNLSLQDLTLCAEFPEPPNVLQQTFFAVIGALLQSSGPLRTEIFVRDFFIPQLIGKDLFEIWNIVNPMGLLMEELTKRNISAPEPRLIRQSGVSTALPVYFVGLYCDKKLLAEGTGETILAAEEEAARVALRKLYEFTENRRPWDYSLKEKQRAENAISSS, from the exons ATGGCGTCTGCCGTGCTGCGGTCACTGTTCCTCGAGGGTTCCTCCCGCCTTCTGGCTGCCCCCGCTGTGCTTCGCCCTCAGCCCCGGCGAGATAACAAGCGCTGGGTCCGCGCTTATGTGGAGCAGCAACGACGGCTGGAGCCCCCGAGGCGCCG TTCTGAGAAGCCTAACTGGGACTACCATGCAGAAATACAGGCGTTTAACCACCGGTTACATGAGAAGTTTTCATTGGACATCCTCAAAACTGCTTTTGTTAATAGTTGTTACATTAAATGTGAAGAGGCCAGACGGCAAGAACTGGGAGTAGAAAAAGAAGCAGTTACTCTTAATCTCAAGGACAACCATGAACTTTCTCTGCAGGGGGCCtcttttgcacattcctacctcAAACAGTGCTTTGAAGAGGCATACCCAAAACTGCCACCTGCAGGCATTGAGGCTCTTGTTGACTATCTTACTAGTGAAGAATTGGTGTCTTATATAGCCAGGAACCTGTCTCTGCAGGACTTGACACTCTGTGCAGAATTTCCTGAGCCGCCTAATGTGCTTCAGCAGACTTTCTTTGCTGTAATAGGAGCATTGCTTCAAAGCAGTGGGCCACTGAGAACAGAGATCTTTGTCAGG GACTTTTTCATTCCTCAACTGATAGGAAAAGATCTGTTTGAGATATGGAATATTGTAAACCCTATGGGCTTGCTGATGGAGGAATTGACCAAGAGGAATATATCTGCTCCAGAACCGAGACTAATCAGACAATCGGGAGTCAGCACTGCGTTGCCTGTCTACTTCGTTGGGTTATATTG TGATAAGAAGCTTTTGGCTGAAGGTACTGGCGAAACAATATTGGCTGCTGAAGAAGAAGCTGCCCGTGTAGCCTTGCGGAAACTTTATGAGTTCACTGAGAACAGGCGACCTTGGGATTATTCTTTAAAAGAGAAGCAGAGAGCAGAAAATGCTATTAGTAGCAGTTAG